Proteins encoded together in one Micromonospora kangleipakensis window:
- the thiD gene encoding bifunctional hydroxymethylpyrimidine kinase/phosphomethylpyrimidine kinase, whose translation MTPTTVLTIAGSDSGGGAGIQADLKVFAALGAYGTCVITAVTAQNTRGVDAVLPLPPRTVTEQLDSVLGDFGVRAVKTGMLGTPAVAEVVADAARAGRLPRLVVDPVLAATSGHRLGVVEAVERLLPYAEVATPNCAEAAALTGRPVTTVEEMVAAAEALAAGGPAHVVVTGGDVDAAGESVDVLVGGGTTTLLRAPRVATRHNHGTGCSFSAAITVRLAAGDPVPVAVAAAKEYVTRALTGARDWELGAGRGPLDHFGWSR comes from the coding sequence ATGACCCCGACGACGGTGCTCACCATCGCCGGCTCCGACTCCGGCGGCGGCGCCGGGATCCAGGCCGACCTCAAGGTCTTCGCCGCCCTCGGCGCGTACGGCACGTGCGTCATCACCGCCGTCACCGCGCAGAACACCCGGGGCGTGGACGCCGTCCTGCCGCTGCCACCCCGGACGGTCACCGAGCAGCTCGACAGCGTGCTCGGCGACTTCGGCGTACGGGCGGTGAAGACCGGCATGCTCGGCACCCCGGCGGTCGCCGAGGTGGTGGCCGACGCGGCGCGGGCGGGGCGACTGCCGCGCCTGGTCGTCGACCCGGTGCTGGCCGCCACCAGTGGACACCGGCTCGGCGTGGTGGAGGCGGTCGAGCGGCTGCTGCCGTACGCGGAGGTGGCGACGCCGAACTGCGCGGAGGCCGCGGCCCTCACCGGACGCCCGGTGACCACGGTCGAGGAGATGGTCGCCGCCGCCGAGGCGCTCGCGGCCGGCGGCCCGGCGCACGTGGTGGTCACCGGCGGCGACGTGGACGCGGCCGGCGAGTCGGTCGACGTGCTGGTCGGCGGCGGCACGACCACGCTGCTGCGGGCGCCCCGCGTGGCCACCCGGCACAACCACGGCACCGGCTGTTCGTTCTCGGCGGCGATCACCGTCCGGCTGGCGGCGGGCGACCCGGTGCCGGTCGCGGTCGCCGCCGCCAAGGAGTACGTCACCCGCGCGCTGACCGGCGCGCGGGACTGGGAGCTGGGCGCGGGACGCGGCCCGCTGGACCACTTCGGCTGGTCCCGTTGA
- a CDS encoding thiamine phosphate synthase, with amino-acid sequence MPSGLVVLTDRWQARRPLAQVVAAAMAGGVRWVVLREKDLPRAERAALAADLRPILAEVGGTLIVAGPDPLDGDAVHLPSAGPYPPPRHGLVGRSCHDRAELSRLTTEDYATVSPVFPTRTKPGYGPPLHPDGLRELIQASPVPILALGGVETPVQVHACLDAGAVGVAVLGAIMRAQDPTEVARALTTPSRATTEKPR; translated from the coding sequence GTGCCGTCGGGGCTCGTCGTGCTCACCGACCGGTGGCAGGCGCGGCGACCGCTGGCCCAGGTGGTCGCGGCGGCAATGGCCGGGGGAGTGCGCTGGGTGGTGCTGCGGGAGAAGGACCTGCCCCGCGCCGAACGCGCCGCCCTCGCCGCCGACCTGCGCCCGATCCTCGCCGAGGTCGGCGGCACCCTGATCGTCGCCGGCCCCGACCCCCTCGACGGTGACGCCGTGCACCTACCGTCGGCCGGTCCCTACCCGCCCCCGCGCCACGGGCTGGTCGGCCGCTCCTGCCACGACCGGGCGGAACTGTCCCGACTCACCACAGAGGACTACGCCACCGTCTCGCCCGTCTTCCCCACCAGGACCAAACCCGGCTACGGCCCACCCCTGCACCCCGACGGACTCCGCGAGCTGATCCAGGCCAGCCCCGTGCCGATCCTCGCCCTCGGCGGAGTGGAAACCCCGGTACAGGTGCACGCCTGCCTCGACGCGGGAGCCGTGGGAGTGGCTGTCCTCGGCGCGATCATGCGAGCGCAAGACCCCACCGAGGTAGCCAGGGCTTTGACGACGCCCTCACGCGCAACCACCGAGAAGCCCAGGTGA